One window from the genome of Microbulbifer sp. ALW1 encodes:
- a CDS encoding saccharopine dehydrogenase NADP-binding domain-containing protein, translated as MSPLKTLHKRVLILGGYGEFGSRVAEMLATEPDIQILIGGHDRFKAELLANRLQQQYPDANIEGLRLEHDSINLAAQLRGLNLLLLIHCAGPFKAQSFHVANACIENGIHYLDIADSADLVCGIRELDAAARAANCSVVSGASTLPALSSAVIAALSPSFSKIHSIEISIAPAHRIRRGLATVRSGLESLGQKFGTPRNGAIMSTYVGDELRKVEIGHPVGPRWVCNFEVPDLRLIPEQLPQVQDLRFGTGVQPAPLQFGLALCARLARLDLPTYFPAPRPLMARIGHWLAAHWPGGSDHGGMQLDITGLKIEDGEATDKGAKAQGAYRLRWEILGLNGDGPWIPAAPAAAMARKIVRGHYRAPGARPCWALIDLEDILEELAPRAVVSSVSGIE; from the coding sequence TCGCCACTGAACCCGATATCCAGATCCTTATTGGCGGCCATGACCGCTTCAAAGCCGAACTCCTCGCCAACCGCCTGCAACAACAATATCCCGACGCCAATATCGAAGGGTTGCGACTAGAGCACGACTCGATCAATCTGGCAGCACAGCTGCGCGGCCTCAACCTACTTTTACTGATTCACTGCGCAGGCCCATTTAAGGCGCAGAGCTTCCATGTGGCCAATGCCTGTATCGAGAACGGCATTCACTACCTGGATATCGCCGACAGCGCCGACCTTGTATGCGGCATCCGCGAACTGGACGCCGCCGCTCGCGCGGCAAACTGCAGTGTAGTCAGTGGTGCGAGCACCCTGCCCGCCCTCAGCTCGGCGGTCATCGCCGCCCTCAGCCCCAGCTTTTCAAAAATTCACAGTATCGAGATCAGCATCGCACCCGCGCACCGAATTCGCCGCGGACTGGCCACCGTGCGCTCCGGACTGGAATCCCTGGGCCAAAAGTTCGGTACCCCCCGCAACGGCGCCATCATGAGCACATACGTGGGCGATGAACTCCGGAAGGTCGAGATCGGCCACCCGGTCGGACCTCGCTGGGTGTGCAACTTTGAGGTCCCGGACTTGCGCCTGATCCCTGAGCAGCTGCCACAGGTTCAGGACTTGCGCTTCGGTACCGGAGTGCAGCCAGCCCCCCTCCAGTTTGGACTGGCGCTATGCGCCCGATTGGCGCGACTGGATTTGCCCACTTATTTCCCCGCCCCGCGCCCGCTGATGGCTCGTATCGGCCATTGGCTGGCTGCACACTGGCCAGGTGGCAGTGACCACGGCGGTATGCAACTGGACATCACCGGACTCAAAATTGAGGATGGAGAAGCGACAGACAAAGGAGCGAAAGCCCAGGGGGCATATCGTTTACGCTGGGAGATTCTGGGACTGAATGGTGACGGCCCCTGGATACCGGCGGCGCCTGCCGCGGCCATGGCGAGAAAAATAGTGCGGGGTCACTATCGCGCCCCTGGCGCCCGCCCCTGCTGGGCACTGATAGATCTGGAAGACATTCTTGAAGAACTGGCACCGCGAGCGGTGGTGAGCAGCGTTAGCGGGATCGAATAA
- a CDS encoding SulP family inorganic anion transporter, with product MKFDLTNLRGDITGGITAGVVALPLALALGVASGLGPMAGMYGAIAVGFFAALFGGTGPQISGPTGPMVVVLAGLFASLSGDASLIFTAVILAGALQVAFGVLGVGHYIRLVPYPVISGFMTGIGVIIIILQLNPLLGHASPSGTLGALGNVPEALSDIHPANLLLGLATLAMVYLWPAKWGRFVPAPLAALVVGTVIAFFALNVPVLGSIPTGLPELHMPVFGGDQMMLVIEAAIILAVLGSLDSLLTSLVADNMTRTRHHSNKELIGQGIGNAAAGFIGGIAGAGATMRTVVNIRSGGQTRISGMVHSLVLLAVALGLGPLAENIPQAVLAGILVKVGLDIIDWKYLKRAHQGPRWDLLLMVLVLGMTVFVDLITAVGVGVVLAALAYVKQVASLQIERLRNLPEHLDSEEDKAILQRNRDRIALFEFSGPLSFGAAADLGHHVREQSASGSKVLILDFSAMPFLDLSAAMAVETIASDARDSGKQLFLAGMNEEVEKVLKGLNGRVPANSSFADRSEALKAAEAALQVPASGATGGLSAAAS from the coding sequence ATGAAGTTTGATTTAACCAATTTGCGCGGCGACATTACCGGCGGTATTACCGCCGGTGTTGTTGCGTTGCCCCTGGCGTTAGCCCTGGGCGTGGCCTCGGGTCTCGGCCCTATGGCCGGTATGTATGGTGCAATTGCCGTAGGCTTTTTTGCTGCGCTGTTTGGCGGTACCGGCCCGCAGATTTCCGGGCCAACTGGTCCGATGGTGGTGGTGCTGGCGGGGCTGTTTGCCAGTCTGTCTGGCGATGCTTCCCTGATTTTTACCGCGGTGATTCTGGCGGGTGCCCTGCAGGTCGCCTTTGGTGTGCTTGGGGTCGGCCACTATATCCGGCTGGTACCTTACCCGGTGATCTCCGGTTTTATGACCGGTATCGGTGTGATCATCATTATCCTGCAGTTGAACCCATTGCTGGGGCATGCTTCCCCTAGCGGGACTCTTGGTGCCCTGGGTAATGTACCCGAGGCGCTGTCGGACATTCACCCTGCCAACCTGCTGTTGGGCCTTGCCACATTGGCGATGGTTTACCTGTGGCCGGCAAAATGGGGGCGCTTTGTGCCTGCTCCGCTGGCTGCGCTGGTAGTGGGTACCGTCATTGCCTTTTTTGCGCTGAACGTACCTGTTCTCGGCAGTATTCCCACCGGTTTGCCGGAACTCCATATGCCGGTATTTGGTGGTGACCAGATGATGCTGGTTATCGAGGCGGCCATTATCCTGGCTGTTTTGGGATCCCTGGACAGCCTGCTGACCTCACTCGTAGCGGACAACATGACCCGCACCCGGCACCACAGTAATAAAGAGCTGATCGGGCAGGGTATTGGTAATGCCGCGGCGGGCTTTATCGGTGGTATTGCCGGTGCCGGTGCCACCATGCGGACTGTGGTCAATATCCGCTCCGGTGGCCAGACCCGCATTTCCGGCATGGTGCACTCGCTGGTGCTGCTGGCGGTAGCGCTGGGGTTAGGGCCTTTGGCCGAAAACATTCCCCAGGCAGTACTGGCCGGTATCCTGGTGAAAGTCGGTCTCGACATCATCGACTGGAAATACCTGAAGCGCGCCCACCAGGGCCCTCGCTGGGACCTGTTGCTGATGGTGCTGGTGCTGGGTATGACCGTATTTGTCGACTTGATTACTGCAGTAGGTGTTGGTGTGGTGCTGGCAGCCCTGGCTTACGTGAAGCAGGTGGCAAGCCTGCAGATCGAGCGTCTGCGCAACCTGCCTGAGCATCTCGACAGTGAAGAAGACAAGGCAATTTTGCAGCGCAATCGCGACCGTATCGCGCTGTTTGAATTCAGCGGGCCTCTGAGCTTCGGCGCTGCGGCCGATCTCGGTCACCATGTCCGCGAGCAGAGTGCGTCAGGCTCCAAGGTGTTGATTCTGGACTTCTCCGCAATGCCGTTCCTGGACCTGTCGGCTGCCATGGCGGTGGAAACCATTGCCTCCGATGCTCGGGATAGTGGCAAGCAGCTATTCCTCGCAGGGATGAATGAAGAGGTGGAAAAGGTGCTCAAGGGCCTGAACGGACGCGTGCCAGCCAATAGCAGCTTCGCGGATCGGAGTGAGGCGCTTAAGGCGGCTGAGGCGGCACTGCAAGTGCCGGCTTCAGGAGCCACTGGCGGCCTGTCAGCTGCTGCCAGCTAA
- a CDS encoding carbonic anhydrase, with protein sequence MEHVISGVAKFQKEVFPSKQERFSKLADGQNPEVLFITCADSRIDPNLVTQTEPGELFICRNAGNVVPPHSSQTGGMTASIEFAVAALGVSHIVVCGHTDCGAMKGAIAPEKLETLPHVKEWLGHCRSATEVVRGRHGDLCTDHLDEVTAENVIQQLQHLRTHPAVANGIANGGITLHGWVYNIGSGEVLCFDEETREFKPMEERYRSLFGELPEAVTGGACGA encoded by the coding sequence ATGGAACATGTAATTTCTGGCGTAGCGAAGTTTCAGAAGGAAGTCTTCCCGTCAAAGCAGGAGCGTTTTTCCAAGCTGGCGGATGGCCAGAATCCCGAGGTCTTGTTCATCACTTGTGCGGACTCCCGTATTGACCCGAACCTGGTAACCCAGACTGAGCCGGGTGAACTGTTTATCTGCCGCAACGCCGGCAATGTCGTGCCTCCCCACAGCAGCCAGACTGGTGGTATGACGGCATCGATCGAATTTGCCGTGGCGGCGCTGGGTGTGTCCCATATCGTGGTTTGTGGTCACACCGATTGCGGTGCCATGAAGGGCGCGATTGCGCCGGAAAAACTGGAAACCCTGCCGCACGTCAAGGAGTGGCTGGGCCACTGCCGTTCTGCCACGGAAGTGGTGCGCGGTCGTCACGGTGATCTGTGTACTGATCACCTGGACGAAGTAACTGCGGAAAACGTCATTCAGCAGCTGCAACACCTGCGTACCCACCCTGCGGTAGCCAACGGTATCGCCAATGGTGGAATCACCCTGCATGGCTGGGTGTACAACATCGGTAGTGGTGAGGTGTTGTGCTTCGACGAAGAGACTCGCGAATTCAAGCCGATGGAAGAGCGTTACCGCTCCCTGTTCGGTGAGTTGCCAGAAGCGGTAACCGGTGGAGCTTGTGGCGCCTGA
- a CDS encoding hydrogen peroxide-inducible genes activator, translating to MPKSVNPPSFKQLQYFVTIASRASYRRAAEELGVSQPALTTQIRALESTLGLSLFERSRSGTLLTPEGRDLLDQARQLILAMREFSAKAELISQGHQSTYKLGVPPTLGPYLLPNVLPALHAKHHNLKLYVREGPPRLLLQGLADGTYDIAIVPLPVTRDDLAVVPLFTEPLKFVVPADHRLAGKAQVTPSQLRGEKVLTLEDQHHFHHQVQEICERLGAHLQRDYEGTSLDTLRQMVVMGLGVAFLPGLYVHSEMHNPEALHVSELKAKPIRRQHGLVWRASAPARHFYRELAAHLREIIEDRLGDVVTVNR from the coding sequence ATGCCCAAAAGCGTGAACCCCCCGAGTTTCAAGCAGCTGCAGTACTTTGTGACCATTGCGTCACGTGCAAGTTATCGCCGCGCGGCGGAAGAATTGGGGGTCAGCCAACCGGCACTCACCACCCAGATCCGGGCACTGGAAAGCACCCTGGGCCTGTCACTGTTCGAACGCTCCCGGTCTGGCACACTACTTACGCCGGAAGGCCGGGACTTGCTGGATCAGGCGCGCCAGTTAATCCTCGCCATGCGCGAGTTTTCCGCCAAAGCAGAACTGATCAGCCAGGGGCACCAGAGCACTTATAAACTTGGGGTACCCCCGACCCTTGGCCCGTATCTCCTGCCGAATGTACTGCCGGCGCTGCACGCCAAACACCACAACCTCAAGCTGTATGTGCGCGAAGGCCCTCCCCGGCTGCTACTACAGGGACTGGCGGACGGGACCTACGATATTGCGATAGTCCCGCTCCCGGTGACCCGGGATGACCTGGCGGTAGTACCACTATTTACCGAGCCACTGAAATTTGTCGTACCCGCAGACCACCGTCTTGCGGGCAAGGCCCAGGTGACGCCCTCCCAGCTGCGCGGAGAAAAGGTATTGACCCTGGAAGACCAGCATCACTTTCACCATCAGGTACAAGAAATCTGCGAGCGTCTCGGCGCCCATTTGCAAAGAGATTACGAAGGGACCAGCCTGGACACTCTGCGCCAGATGGTGGTGATGGGACTGGGCGTGGCTTTTTTGCCCGGACTGTACGTACACTCTGAAATGCACAATCCGGAAGCACTTCATGTGAGTGAGCTGAAGGCGAAACCCATTCGACGGCAGCACGGCCTGGTGTGGCGCGCCAGTGCACCGGCCCGGCATTTTTACCGGGAACTGGCGGCGCACCTGCGGGAGATTATTGAAGACAGATTGGGGGATGTGGTCACCGTAAACCGCTGA
- a CDS encoding tRNA-(ms[2]io[6]A)-hydroxylase — protein MSNEVPDLSAIHEFLLCPTPDAWVEAALAEPEMMLVDHANCEKKAAGTALNLMFRYLDNFELLNKMSRLAREELRHFEQVIALMKKRGIAYPHVSASRYAAGLRSEVRSAEPGRLVDTLICGAIIEARSCERFARIAPHLDEELQKFYLSLLKSEARHFRDYLTLAQKATDEDIAPRVQSLLEVERELIQGGDGEFRFHSGVPGLA, from the coding sequence ATGTCTAACGAAGTGCCCGATCTTTCTGCCATACACGAATTTCTGTTGTGCCCGACACCGGATGCATGGGTTGAGGCCGCGCTCGCGGAGCCGGAAATGATGCTCGTGGATCACGCGAACTGTGAGAAAAAGGCCGCGGGCACAGCGCTGAACTTGATGTTCCGGTATCTGGACAATTTCGAGTTGCTCAACAAGATGTCGCGCCTGGCGCGGGAGGAGTTGCGGCATTTCGAGCAGGTGATCGCGCTCATGAAAAAGCGGGGGATCGCGTACCCCCATGTGAGTGCGTCCCGCTATGCTGCGGGATTGCGCAGCGAGGTGCGCAGTGCGGAACCCGGGCGCCTTGTCGATACGCTGATCTGCGGCGCCATTATCGAGGCGCGTTCCTGCGAGCGGTTTGCGCGCATTGCGCCGCACCTGGATGAGGAATTGCAGAAGTTTTATCTGTCACTGCTGAAATCCGAGGCGCGACACTTTCGCGATTACCTCACCCTTGCGCAAAAGGCGACCGACGAAGATATCGCACCGCGGGTGCAGTCTTTGCTGGAAGTGGAGCGCGAGCTGATCCAGGGCGGTGACGGAGAGTTCCGCTTTCACAGTGGCGTACCGGGGTTGGCATAG
- a CDS encoding lipid kinase, with product MNTGSRAISPQSDDYRRALLIRNPGSRQGGSANLDAGLARLEAAGIQLNPVISESAAQSCEIIRQRCNDVDLVIIGGGDGTISSCARALLECKLPFAILPLGTANDLARSLAIESVEQAIAAICDGHTAEIDLGVVNDHVFFNVANLGLGVQVTEELTPEVKQRWGVFSYLKALVSAFARHRQFKVELQIDGERHVMRSIQLAVGNGRFYGGGNIVHQEATIDDDLLHLYSLRPQTFWELLTLAPLLRGGRHDIARRTFAASGRDIRISTGSKPMSIHADGEPVSETPAHFSVKPGALNVVVPSGSPLLKR from the coding sequence TTGAATACAGGGAGTCGCGCCATCAGCCCACAATCTGACGATTATCGTCGCGCTTTGTTGATTCGCAATCCGGGTAGCCGCCAGGGGGGCAGCGCAAATCTGGATGCCGGGCTTGCGCGACTCGAAGCGGCGGGTATCCAGCTGAACCCAGTGATCTCAGAGTCTGCGGCGCAATCCTGTGAGATCATCCGTCAGCGGTGTAATGACGTTGACCTCGTAATCATCGGTGGTGGTGACGGCACCATCAGCTCCTGCGCACGGGCGTTGCTCGAGTGTAAGTTACCTTTTGCCATACTTCCTCTCGGTACTGCCAATGATCTTGCGCGGTCGCTCGCGATCGAAAGTGTCGAGCAGGCAATTGCTGCCATCTGTGATGGACACACCGCCGAGATAGACCTGGGCGTGGTCAATGACCATGTGTTTTTCAATGTCGCAAACCTCGGTCTGGGTGTGCAGGTGACCGAAGAGTTGACACCGGAAGTAAAGCAGCGCTGGGGGGTGTTCAGCTATCTGAAAGCACTGGTGTCTGCATTTGCGCGGCATCGTCAATTCAAGGTGGAGCTGCAGATTGATGGCGAGCGTCATGTGATGCGCTCGATTCAATTGGCGGTTGGCAACGGACGTTTTTATGGCGGCGGGAATATTGTGCACCAGGAGGCGACCATCGATGACGATCTACTGCATTTGTACAGTCTGCGTCCGCAAACATTTTGGGAGTTGCTGACCCTGGCGCCATTACTGCGTGGAGGGCGCCACGATATTGCGCGCCGAACCTTCGCTGCGTCAGGTCGTGACATCCGGATTTCCACTGGCAGTAAACCGATGTCGATCCATGCCGATGGCGAGCCGGTCAGCGAGACTCCGGCGCACTTCTCAGTAAAGCCCGGTGCCCTGAACGTGGTGGTGCCGTCAGGCTCTCCTTTATTGAAACGGTGA
- a CDS encoding DUF1289 domain-containing protein: MAIYKKVRTPCIGVCSTGIGDNVCRGCKRFAHEVIDWNGYSDEQRRIIAERREGYLANAVRSQLEIIDRNLLFSQLRHQQIRFNEDENPYCWVFELLRAGASQIKDPSEYGLAPTASARGVPLKEVRRRIDEDFYALSESYYLRFVAPGLRTA; this comes from the coding sequence ATGGCGATATATAAGAAAGTGCGCACGCCCTGCATCGGGGTCTGCTCCACCGGGATTGGCGATAACGTCTGCCGGGGTTGTAAGCGCTTTGCCCATGAAGTCATTGACTGGAATGGCTATTCTGACGAGCAGCGGCGCATTATCGCCGAGCGTCGTGAAGGTTATCTTGCAAATGCCGTCCGCAGTCAGCTGGAAATTATCGATCGCAACCTGTTGTTCTCCCAATTGCGCCACCAGCAGATTCGGTTTAATGAAGACGAGAACCCCTATTGCTGGGTGTTCGAGTTGCTGCGTGCCGGTGCCAGCCAGATCAAGGACCCTTCGGAATACGGACTCGCACCCACTGCGAGCGCTCGCGGCGTACCGCTGAAAGAAGTGCGTCGCCGGATCGACGAGGATTTCTATGCGCTGTCTGAGTCTTATTACCTGCGCTTTGTCGCGCCGGGGCTGAGGACTGCCTGA